From Mucilaginibacter rubeus, a single genomic window includes:
- a CDS encoding DMT family transporter — MKNINKGIFMALAAAMLWGVSGTCGQFLFQKRGISVEWLMSARMLCAGALLLGAAVVKKDRDILKIWTAPKDRVKLLLFGILGMLTVQYTYFAAIKYSNAATATILQFSAPVLIAIYMALRHGHKLSLIEYISVTLAVSGTFLLVTHGNFHAFNISPLAFGLGMASAVSLAIYTLMPVPLLKKYSPISVIGWGLFIGGLAISFFKAPWNYDGVWDSYTYMNTAFVIIFGTLIPFYLYLNAVHLIGGQKASILTSAEPLSATFIAVFVLGLSFQLIDWMGTLLIIATVFLLSLQKKKVLS, encoded by the coding sequence ATGAAAAACATCAATAAAGGAATATTTATGGCGCTGGCTGCCGCCATGCTGTGGGGAGTATCCGGAACGTGCGGGCAATTCCTTTTTCAGAAACGCGGTATCAGCGTAGAGTGGTTAATGTCGGCAAGGATGCTATGCGCTGGTGCTTTGTTGCTTGGCGCGGCGGTGGTCAAAAAAGACCGTGACATCCTGAAAATATGGACTGCCCCTAAAGACAGGGTTAAGTTGTTGTTGTTCGGCATCCTGGGTATGCTTACCGTTCAATACACCTACTTTGCGGCTATTAAATATTCAAATGCTGCCACCGCTACCATTCTGCAATTTTCGGCGCCGGTACTTATCGCTATTTATATGGCTTTGCGACATGGCCACAAATTATCCCTTATCGAGTATATTTCTGTAACCCTTGCTGTTTCGGGTACATTCCTGCTGGTAACACATGGTAACTTTCACGCGTTCAATATATCTCCACTGGCATTCGGACTTGGTATGGCTTCGGCAGTAAGCCTGGCAATTTATACGCTTATGCCGGTACCTTTATTAAAAAAGTACAGCCCTATAAGCGTTATAGGCTGGGGATTGTTTATCGGCGGTTTGGCTATTTCATTTTTTAAAGCTCCGTGGAACTATGATGGTGTATGGGATAGCTATACCTACATGAATACCGCCTTCGTGATCATTTTTGGTACGCTGATCCCATTTTACCTTTATCTGAATGCAGTCCACCTTATCGGCGGACAAAAGGCCAGCATCCTCACATCAGCAGAGCCGCTTTCAGCTACATTCATCGCGGTGTTTGTTCTTGGCCTTTCATTTC
- a CDS encoding Lrp/AsnC family transcriptional regulator, producing the protein MQPLDKLDHKILEMMQVNNTVSQRDIGEAIGLSAPAVQRRITRLRETGVIRQDISIIDPEYLGSPITIVVQVEMETDKVTIINETKERFRKTPQVQQCYYVTGEVDFMLIIMVFTMKEYEALTHELFFNNPGIKRFKSSISMDIVKYGLAFPMPK; encoded by the coding sequence ATGCAACCATTAGATAAGCTCGACCATAAGATATTGGAGATGATGCAGGTGAATAACACGGTATCGCAGCGCGATATCGGCGAGGCCATTGGGCTTTCGGCACCGGCAGTACAACGGCGTATCACCCGCTTAAGGGAAACCGGCGTGATCCGGCAAGATATTTCGATAATTGATCCGGAATACCTGGGTTCGCCAATTACTATAGTTGTCCAGGTAGAGATGGAAACCGATAAGGTGACCATCATTAACGAAACTAAAGAGCGTTTCAGGAAAACGCCGCAGGTACAGCAATGCTATTACGTTACCGGCGAGGTAGATTTTATGCTGATCATCATGGTGTTTACCATGAAAGAATATGAGGCGCTTACACACGAGTTGTTTTTTAACAATCCGGGTATTAAGCGTTTCAAATCGTCGATAAGTATGGATATCGTAAAGTACGGGCTTGCTTTTCCGATGCCGAAATAG
- a CDS encoding substrate-binding domain-containing protein, whose translation MALYHKLRNTFLLPVFMLLLFTGCKKADKKSQYTIGFSQCIGSDLWRRNMLDEMKMELSLHPDAQFIYTDADGNSKRQVEQVKKMLDDGIDLLIISPNEAQPLTGVVEQAYNKGIPVIVIDRKTSSELYTAYVGANNYQLGKMAGEYVGSVLKGRGNVIEVMGLPGSSPAIERQRGFGEALSKFNNIHIIAQVYGDWLKANAQKQLEMIQPALKNADAIFAHNDVMAQGTREVLNRLEPQHKIKVFGVDASPGNSGGLQMVAAKTIDASMLYPTGGKEAITTAFRILNKESFTRQNILQSLVIDSTNVQLMKLQWNKINSQQKDIERQQSLLQEQREVYNSQELVLNIIVITLVLAIVFGGLAFYSLMENRKINKSLEAKNNEILSQRNQLIEMSARAEAATEAKLNFFTNISHEFRTPLTLILSPVEDMMRNEKLNIVAGKNLKLIHKNIFRLLRLVNQLIDYRKIEYDKQQINASPNNLIEFVRDILDSFNHNAQKRNINISLSSSEKNITVWFDVNMLDKVFFNLVSNALKFTKDNGHIELSITVTDNDNVEITVSDNGIGMEPEEAEHVFDQFYQADNGNAKGSGLGLSLSKEIIGIHHGTIAVRSKKWQGTAFTITLPLGNPYKYTTEKNTRTGNADAIDERAKIYITDLEQAEPNNNADHFETPKEQSILIIEDNADLLNYLNDKLGADYEIFTADNGHQGLSEAFEKVPDLIISDVVLPGISGKAITESLKTDMRTSHIPVILLTAQASMEQQIDGIRSMADYYMVKPFNFDQLLATIKNLIKNRVILKEHFSSEVSHGKMPVSKTLDKKFLNDFAGIVEQNLANENLNVDDICKTIGISRVQLYRKVKALLGCSITDYILNRRLKKAKYLLVHESYSISEITYMVGFASPNYFSTVFKAKYNCTPSEFKRKQHS comes from the coding sequence ATCCCGACGCTCAGTTTATTTACACCGATGCCGATGGCAATAGCAAAAGGCAGGTTGAACAGGTTAAAAAAATGCTGGATGATGGTATAGACCTGCTCATTATATCGCCTAACGAGGCCCAGCCGCTTACCGGGGTGGTAGAGCAGGCCTATAATAAAGGTATCCCAGTTATTGTTATCGACCGTAAAACATCATCTGAACTGTACACGGCTTACGTAGGGGCCAATAATTATCAGCTTGGCAAAATGGCCGGCGAATATGTTGGTTCGGTGTTGAAAGGCAGAGGCAACGTTATAGAAGTAATGGGATTGCCTGGCTCCTCCCCAGCCATTGAACGCCAGCGGGGCTTTGGCGAGGCGCTTTCAAAATTTAACAATATCCATATCATAGCCCAGGTTTACGGCGACTGGCTTAAGGCCAATGCCCAAAAACAACTGGAAATGATACAACCAGCCTTAAAAAATGCCGATGCCATATTTGCCCATAACGATGTAATGGCACAAGGCACCCGCGAGGTATTAAACAGGCTGGAGCCCCAACACAAAATAAAAGTATTTGGAGTCGACGCTTCGCCGGGAAACAGCGGGGGGCTGCAAATGGTGGCCGCAAAAACTATTGATGCCAGTATGCTTTACCCCACCGGCGGTAAGGAAGCCATAACCACAGCTTTCCGCATTTTAAATAAAGAGTCGTTTACCCGGCAAAACATATTGCAATCGTTGGTTATCGACAGCACCAACGTACAGTTGATGAAATTACAATGGAACAAGATCAACAGTCAGCAAAAAGATATTGAACGGCAGCAGTCACTGCTCCAGGAGCAACGCGAGGTTTATAACAGCCAGGAGCTGGTGCTCAATATTATTGTTATTACGCTGGTGCTGGCCATAGTTTTTGGGGGACTTGCATTTTATTCGCTGATGGAGAACCGCAAGATCAACAAAAGCCTGGAGGCCAAAAACAACGAAATCTTATCGCAGCGTAACCAGTTGATCGAGATGTCGGCACGGGCCGAGGCCGCCACCGAAGCCAAGCTCAATTTTTTTACTAATATCTCACATGAATTCCGCACGCCGCTAACCCTCATCCTGTCGCCGGTTGAAGATATGATGCGCAACGAAAAGCTCAACATTGTAGCCGGGAAAAATTTGAAACTCATCCATAAAAACATATTCAGGCTACTACGGCTGGTTAACCAACTGATAGACTATCGCAAAATTGAATATGATAAACAGCAGATAAATGCATCGCCCAACAATCTGATTGAGTTTGTCCGCGATATATTGGATAGCTTTAATCATAATGCCCAAAAACGCAATATCAATATCAGCCTGTCATCATCTGAAAAAAACATAACCGTTTGGTTTGATGTGAATATGCTCGACAAAGTGTTTTTCAACCTGGTATCAAATGCCTTGAAGTTTACTAAAGATAACGGGCACATCGAACTCAGCATTACAGTTACCGATAACGACAACGTAGAAATAACCGTTAGCGATAATGGCATAGGCATGGAGCCCGAGGAAGCCGAGCATGTTTTTGATCAGTTTTACCAGGCAGATAACGGCAATGCCAAAGGCTCGGGCCTGGGCTTATCTCTTTCAAAAGAAATCATCGGTATTCATCATGGCACCATTGCAGTAAGAAGCAAAAAATGGCAGGGAACTGCGTTTACTATCACTTTACCACTGGGCAACCCATATAAATACACCACCGAAAAAAATACACGGACAGGCAATGCCGATGCTATCGACGAGCGCGCAAAAATCTATATCACCGACCTGGAACAAGCCGAGCCAAACAACAACGCCGATCATTTTGAAACGCCTAAAGAGCAATCAATACTGATCATTGAGGATAATGCAGATCTGTTAAACTACCTTAATGATAAACTGGGTGCCGATTATGAGATTTTTACAGCCGATAATGGTCACCAGGGATTGAGCGAGGCCTTTGAAAAGGTTCCGGACCTGATCATATCTGATGTGGTATTACCCGGCATTTCGGGTAAGGCCATTACCGAGAGTCTTAAAACAGACATGCGCACATCGCACATACCTGTAATATTGTTAACCGCGCAGGCAAGTATGGAGCAGCAGATTGACGGCATCCGCAGCATGGCCGACTATTACATGGTTAAACCTTTCAATTTTGACCAATTACTGGCTACCATCAAAAACCTTATCAAAAACAGGGTAATCCTGAAAGAGCATTTCAGCAGCGAAGTAAGTCATGGTAAAATGCCGGTATCCAAAACCCTCGATAAAAAATTCCTGAACGATTTTGCAGGCATTGTAGAACAGAACCTGGCCAATGAAAATCTCAATGTTGATGATATCTGCAAAACCATAGGCATTTCGAGGGTACAATTATACCGTAAGGTTAAAGCCCTGCTTGGCTGCAGCATTACCGATTATATTTTGAACCGTCGCCTCAAAAAAGCAAAATATTTGCTGGTGCACGAAAGTTATTCTATTTCTGAAATTACCTATATGGTAGGCTTTGCCAGTCCCAATTATTTCTCAACGGTGTTTAAAGCCAAATACAACTGTACCCCGAGCGAGTTTAAACGGAAACAACACTCATAA